The following coding sequences lie in one Peribacillus frigoritolerans genomic window:
- a CDS encoding ribonuclease H-like domain-containing protein, with protein sequence MSLKNKLNRMKTHMNLGKHPSPVEEDQTLNEEIPYFEKWLENDTVSFHFDDDYCFIREVRYPINHKHGLYEFSELKKVVKEWNQTSLEHPLSARGVKSEDLFFFDTETTGLGGGAGNTIFLLGYAYLEGEEVVVKQHILPQPGSEIPLYQSFLENINYETLVTYNGKSFDWPQLKTRHTLVKEHVPKLPEFGHFDLYHASRRLWRNKLERVKLSAVETDILGVHREDDIPGYLAPMIYFDFVERKNPEILFGIMKHNELDILSLITLYIHLSRKILQIDGYTEESMEIARWLAYLGKKEESVETYQKILESGNEEDRILAGHALAFQKKKQKQFAEALEIWKEVALKGNVQIRIQAQIECAKLYEHQFKDVGHALKCSIIAHQEMVREGTALGKKQLELEKRIRRLEKKEESKDISV encoded by the coding sequence ATGTCTTTAAAAAATAAATTGAACCGTATGAAAACGCATATGAACCTAGGAAAACATCCTTCTCCAGTAGAAGAAGACCAGACATTGAATGAAGAAATTCCTTACTTTGAAAAGTGGCTGGAGAACGATACCGTTTCCTTTCATTTCGACGATGACTATTGTTTCATTAGGGAAGTCCGTTACCCTATAAATCACAAACACGGGTTATATGAATTTTCCGAGCTGAAAAAGGTCGTAAAAGAGTGGAATCAAACTTCATTGGAGCATCCACTTTCCGCCAGGGGCGTTAAAAGTGAAGATCTGTTTTTCTTCGATACGGAAACGACAGGGCTAGGAGGCGGAGCCGGCAATACCATTTTTTTACTAGGGTATGCCTATTTAGAAGGTGAAGAAGTAGTCGTGAAGCAACATATCCTTCCGCAGCCTGGAAGTGAAATACCGCTTTATCAAAGCTTTCTGGAAAACATCAATTACGAAACGCTTGTCACATATAATGGTAAATCCTTTGATTGGCCCCAGCTAAAAACGAGACATACCTTGGTAAAGGAACATGTACCGAAACTACCGGAATTCGGACATTTCGATTTGTATCATGCTTCAAGACGCCTATGGAGAAACAAATTGGAACGAGTGAAATTATCAGCTGTCGAAACAGATATTCTAGGTGTACATAGGGAGGATGATATTCCTGGATATTTGGCACCGATGATTTATTTTGATTTTGTTGAGAGGAAGAATCCAGAAATACTGTTTGGAATCATGAAGCATAATGAATTGGATATCTTATCATTGATCACTTTGTATATTCATTTGTCCCGAAAAATCCTCCAAATCGATGGATATACGGAAGAGTCAATGGAAATTGCACGATGGCTTGCTTATTTGGGGAAAAAAGAGGAGTCAGTTGAGACATATCAAAAAATATTGGAATCGGGTAATGAGGAAGATCGGATATTAGCTGGCCATGCATTGGCCTTCCAGAAAAAGAAGCAAAAACAATTCGCTGAAGCTTTGGAAATTTGGAAGGAAGTCGCCTTAAAAGGGAATGTGCAAATAAGGATACAGGCACAGATTGAATGTGCAAAATTATACGAACATCAATTTAAGGACGTCGGTCATGCTCTAAAATGTTCAATAATCGCACATCAAGAGATGGTTAGGGAAGGGACCGCCCTGGGGAAAAAACAGTTGGAATTGGAAAAGAGGATCCGGCGGCTCGAAAAGAAAGAGGAATCAAAGGATATTTCTGTATAA